A section of the Ranitomeya imitator isolate aRanImi1 chromosome 7, aRanImi1.pri, whole genome shotgun sequence genome encodes:
- the SMCR8 gene encoding guanine nucleotide exchange protein SMCR8, producing the protein MIGSPDVVAFTRDEEYDSPLQGSPGLPEEYSVPLFPESSPWSRLSGAKFIRDFILISEFSEQVGPQPLLTVPDDPRVRGAFDLNYFSLRIMSVDYQASFVGHPPGSSYPKLNFVEDSKVVLGDSKEGAFAYVHHLTLYDLEARGFVRPFCMAYISTDEDKIMDQFLQLSGDFSKASECLKTGNRKAFANELEKKLKDLDYTRSVLLDEMDEQEKTDHQGFYTTQAIEKANELANVEKSMIEHQDLLRQIQSYPYRHLKGEDYQPYVPDPVTTSDHEGDDDDPEVYTPRSSYTPKFIKAKSSKCFDKKLKTLEELVDVYFFTQTMDLLTAIEKRYRGDVSYLIMSHLDRTLLGQQAITNFLFEDVSTLDPKPIARQYSNQPSAAKVEEDMKPSVSVESYKSSVESVRIKIEQEAFDDDQDEATSNTEGLEAETKGSVSSGESIEVLQTEKSTLLVHSESQPCLTLHPSPQSRRKSGSRRTISEDSIEVLSTCTSETVIPEDFRASYQIAINEEETSAEGEDCAIFEDNDKANEVDLTVDPACCIRTESPILDELAGDLVPSDGVVVSVPPQPGRHISHTFGPVKFCVEQVDDPSGESFSAPESNYLLSSRDGGKMTLDEDSTSYRSGASTCSDRTPSPPPVATITERQKRKAGQNALMFIRQYPFSHPAIYSLLSGRTLVVLGEDEAFVKKLVTALSVFVPNNGHVAKPIKMWETSPLHVMDFQKWKLIGLQRGVSPSGSNTLHTLSRYSRYASILDADNKTLRCPVYRGTLLQRVADHRTQIRKGSTYYMHVQSMLTQLSAKAFLFTFCHHVHLPIREKESEESITQRRAAFLQQLLGLSHEDSKIVEYLSELLKTHYLRESGTQLLHVLRFDYIPSILYKI; encoded by the exons ATGATCGGCTCTCCGGATGTGGTGGCGTTTACCCGAGACGAGGAGTATGACTCCCCCCTGCAGGGCTCCCCGGGGCTTCCAGAGGAGTACTCGGTGCCGCTGTTTCCAGAGAGCAGCCCCTGGTCCCGGCTTTCGGGGGCCAAATTCATCAGGGACTTCATCCTGATCTCGGAGTTCTCGGAGCAGGTGGGGCCGCAGCCTCTTCTCACCGTCCCCGACGACCCCCGCGTCCGCGGCGCCTTCGACCTCAACTACTTCTCCCTGCGCATCATGTCGGTGGACTACCAGGCCTCGTTCGTGGGTCACCCCCCGGGGTCTTCCTACCCCAAGCTGAACTTTGTGGAGGACTCCAAGGTGGTCCTGGGCGACTCCAAGGAAGGGGCGTTCGCCTACGTGCACCACCTGACGCTGTACGACCTGGAAGCGCGAGGCTTCGTGCGCCCCTTCTGCATGGCCTACATCTCCACCGACGAGGACAAGATCATGGATCAGTTCCTGCAGCTCTCGGGCGACTTCTCCAAGGCGTCCGAATGTCTCAAGACCGGAAACCGCAAAGCGTTCGCCAACGAGCTGGAGAAGAAGCTGAAGGACCTGGACTACACCCGGAGCGTCCTCCTGGACGAGATGGATGAGCAGGAGAAGACGGACCACCAGGGTTTTTACACCACTCAGGCCATCGAGAAGGCCAACGAGCTGGCCAATGTGGAGAAGTCCATGATCGAGCACCAGGACCTTCTGAGACAGATCCAGTCCTACCCATACCGACACCTAAAGGGGGAGGACTACCAGCCGTACGTGCCGGACCCGGTCACCACCTCCGACCATGAAGGTGACGACGATGACCCTGAGGTCTACACCCCTCGCTCCTCCTACACCCCCAAATTCATCAAAGCCAAGTCTTCCAAATGTTTCGATAAGAAGCTGAAGACCTTGGAGGAGCTGGTGGACGTTTACTTCTTCACCCAAACAATGGACCTCTTAACAGCCATCGAGAAGCGCTATCGGGGCGACGTCAGCTACTTAATCATGAGCCACCTGGACAGGACCCTCCTGGGCCAGCAAGCCATTACAAACTTTCTCTTTGAGGACGTCTCCACCTTGGATCCTAAACCCATCGCCAGGCAATATTCAAACCAGCCGAGCGCTGCTAAAGTGGAGGAAGACATGAAGCCGTCAGTCAGTGTGGAGTCCTATAAGTCCAGCGTGGAGTCTGTGCGGATTAAAATTGAGCAGGAGGCGTTTGACGATGACCAGGATGAGGCGACCAGCAACACAGAGGGTCTCGAGGCGGAGACCAAAGGGAGTGTGAGCAGTGGAGAGAGCATCGAGGTTTTACAGACGGAGAAGTCTACGCTCCTCGTCCATTCAGAGAGTCAACCGTGCCTGACGCTTCATCCGAGCCCGCAGTCCAGGCGGAAATCCGGCAGCCGGAGGACCATCAGCGAGGACAGTATTGAAGTCCTTAGTACTTGTACATCCGAAACTGTGATCCCCGAAGATTTCCGAGCCTCTTACCAAATAGCCATTAACGAAGAGGAGACCTCTGCCGAGGGCGAGGACTGTGCCATTTTCGAGGACAACGATAAAGCCAACGAGGTCGATCTGACGGTGGACCCGGCTTGTTGTATACGGACTGAGAGTCCCATCCTTGACGAGTTAGCCGGAGATCTTGTGCCAAGCGATGGCGTCGTAGTCAGCGTGCCACCTCAGCCCGGCAGGCACATCAGCCATACGTTCGGTCCGGTGAAATTCTGCGTGGAGCAAGTGGACGACCCATCCGGGGAAAGCTTCTCTGCTCCAGAGTCCAACTACCTATTGAGCAGCAGGGACGGTGGGAAAATGACTCTGGACGAGGACTCCACCAGCTACAGGAGCGGCGCCTCCACCTGCTCCGATAGGACCCCTTCCCCTCCCCCTGTCGCCACCATCACCGAGCGCCAAAAAAGGAAAGCTGGCCAAAACGCTCTGATGTTCATCAGGCAGTACCCCTTCTCTCACCCCGCCATTTACTCTCTGCTTAGCGGGAGGACCCTCGTCGTGTTGGGTGAAGACGAAGCCTTTGTGAAAAAACTTGTGACGGCGCTGTCCGTGTTTGTCCCCAATAATGGACACGTAGCCAAACCCATCAAGATGTGGGAGACCTCCCCCCTGCACGTCATGGACTTCCAGAAGTGGAAACTGATTGGACTTCAGAG GGGGGTCTCTCCTTCCGGATCCAACACCCTGCACACCCTGAGCCGATACAGCCGCTACGCCAGCATATTGGATGCAGACAACAAGACGCTGCGGTGCCCGGTGTACAGGGGGACGCTCCTCCAGAGGGTGGCAGACCACCGCACACAGATCAGGAAGGGCAGCACTTACTACATGCACGTGCAGAGCATGCTGACCCAGCTCAGCGCCAAGGCCTTCCTCTTCACCTTCTGCCACCACGTCCACCTGCCCATCCGGGAGAAGGAGAGCGAGGAGTCGATAACGCAGCGCCGCGCCGCCTTCCTGCAGCAGCTCCTCGGCCTCTCCCACGAGGACAGCAAGATCGTAGAATACCTCTCGGAACTGCTCAAAACGCATTATCTGCGGGAATCGGGGACGCAGCTGCTTCATGTGCTCAGATTTGACTACATCCCCAGCATTTTATACAAGATTTGA